The Arachis ipaensis cultivar K30076 chromosome B07, Araip1.1, whole genome shotgun sequence genome includes a window with the following:
- the LOC107606653 gene encoding serine/arginine-rich splicing factor 11-like produces the protein MGNVLEETPSGQDDSRPLHPTPEHREVTNQARIASTIHHTNDHVVTDQRHPEKARDKAAQIIQDLCLRVQELEGKLTNRKKHNNEHGSQATSRSRSRRGRSPTRRPDRRDGRSASRDHRHEKSPERRYNKKHNRSASRDLSHQHDSDEDRRYQNTKRTRNDHTIMGATPFTERILRAKLPKVSTNLPT, from the coding sequence ATGGGGAACGTCTTGGAGGAAACCCCCTCAGGCCAGGATGACTCCCGACCGCTTCATCCAACCCCAGAACACCGGGAGGTCACGAACCAAGCAAGAATAGCAAGTACTATCCACCACACGAATGACCACGTCGTCACGGACCAACGACATCCTGAGAAAGCTAGGGACAAAGCGGCACAGATCATCCAGGACCTCTGCCTCCGGGTCCAGGAGCTCGAAGGCAAACTGACCAATAGAAAAAAACACAACAACGAACACGGAAGCCAGGCAACTTCCAGATCAAGGTCTCGCCGCGGCAGGTCGCCAACTCGACGACCCGATAGGAGAGACGGTCGCAGCGCCTCACGCGACCACCGTCACGAGAAATCGCCGGAACGGCGGTACAACAAGAAACACAACCGCAGCGCTTCTCGAGATCTAAGTCATCAACACGACTCAGACGAAGATCGGAGGTACCAAAATACCAAGCGCACAAGAAACGACCACACAATAATGGGAGCTACACCCTTCACAGAAAGAATCTTAAGAGCGAAACTCCCAAAGGTTTCGACAAACCTACCGACATGA